From the Paenibacillus sp. R14(2021) genome, the window TCGAGCCGGCCGCAGACCCAAGCCGGCTCGCCGCTCCCTGCGCCTTCTCCTGACGGTCCTGCTCAGGCGGTGCTGTCTTGCCGGAACGAGGCGCATGCGCCTTCTTATCCATATGCGCTTCCATGCTCCGCGCCCCCTTCGTTACCGTGTGCGTATTCCAGTAATTAACATCCTTAATTGTTATGCTAACACACCGCGGAACGCATTCGAATAGGACCATGGAATCAGAACAAAGAAAAGGCAAACCATCCTCCCACAAAGACGGGACAACGATGGTTTGCCTGTCGTTTGTCCAGTGGTTTGCCCTAGCGCGAATACCCGAATTCGCGCCGGATCTTCGGATTGGGTACCAGCCAAACTGCCGATCTCACCCGAAAGCCAGTTCCACACTTCTACTCCGATCACACCGGATTCCACGGCATCGGCATCCAATTGCACCGCCGACCACGAATGTTCTTGGTTATCCCATGACGGCGAAGCCGGGGCCGTTGTACGCATGAACTCGAATTTTAACTTAAAGCGGCGTACCGAGCACATTCATGATCATCGCCCACCATGGATGATGATTGCGCATTTTGGCGTAGCCCCAATAGCTGTCTTTATGCCAGTCGCCCGGCTTAGGAATCGAGTTGTAATGCCTATGGCGATGGGTGCGAAGCAAATAATCGGGGCCGAGAACGCTTGTTAATGACCCGTGATAACTGGATGCTCGAATACGCGCTGCGTGTCCCGGATTCGCGGCAAAATGTTATTACCCGGATTGCCGGTTATGCCCAATCACCCAAATAATACCTATAAATTATGTCCGTTTGTGTTCATACTGACGGTAAATATCACATTTACTTATTTGTTGTAGGGGTGAGGGCATCATTCCATTTTCTCTTGATCCTATAAATCAGCCATAAGAAGAGCGGAAGCACCAACCCATTGGTCAAATCCCAATACATCCATGGCGTAACAATCGTTTTTAGGTAATAGGTTACATCCGGAGCGATGATCATCGCCAAGCCAAAAACGAGGAAGCCCCCCGGAAGGTAAAGCGGACGTATTTGCCTGAGTCGAAAGAGCTGCGCCGTGCCTGCCGTAAAGGCGTAAAAAAAGAGGACCGCTTTAAAAAACGTCGAGATTAAATAAGCGATTGCCATAAGCGCTTCAATTCTTTGAAAAAAATTGCCGATATTTATTTTTTGAGCCAGTACGTACATCGAATAGGTACTGTAGCCCGTCAAGTTGGGACCCAAGACGGCGAGCGATACGGTTGTGGTCACCGAAAAGACCAGCCCGGCTGCAATGGATCCGAAGAGAACTTCCCTCGCCAAATGAGGCTGTCTTTTAACGTAAGGAAGGATCATAAGAACCGCGGACAGTTCGCCGAACGGAAACGAGGTTCCTGTCACCATCCCGCGCGCGATGGGCGCAAGTCCGTGTTCCCCAACCGGCTTCAAATAATGGAATTGCATTTGCGGAAGCAGGCATACGACGAGGATGGCAGCTGCCAGGAGGAATACCGGTAGAATAATTTCGCCGCTTCTTCCGATCGCCTCAAGGCCCGCTTTCATGCCCCACAAGATCAGCATAATTAGCAATAAATGGACAATTTGGATAGGAGTGGACATGAAAATTTCCGTTGTCATAAACCCTCCCATCTCCCTCACCAGATAGGAACAAACCATAACAAAGTAAAAGAGATACCAGATGGAAAGGACGAACCCCGGCACAGCGCCAAGAACGTGGATGCAGGTTTCGATCAGCGATAAGTCCGAAGCGATCCGATCTGCAAGCAGCAGGACAGCGGTCACGATTACACCCCCGATAATACCTAGCAAAGCCGATATCCAAGCATCCTGATGCGCCAAGGAGGCTACGACGGAGGGATAGAGCTGGAACATGTCTCCGACCGCACACAAAAATACGAGCACAACGAGCTGCCTGACCCCGATCCTTCCTTTTTCCAGTCTCATCATGATTCCTCCATCATTCCAACAAACGATTTAACAGCTGATTCAAAGGTCCGTAAATGATCTCGATTAGCTTTAAAGGGCTGGGTGTCCTCTGTCCAGTCACAGCCACCTCGCTGAAGAGAGCGCCAGCGAGCAGCATCATTAGAAATACGGCAGCTTCCTTCCGCTGGTGCTGCCGGAGCAGCCGCGGCAGCTCTCTATAAGCCACGGCTGCGGCAACGCACAGGACAAAGACGGTGCCCAGCATTCCCTCACCCCTTCATTTCTTTCTGGAACGTATCGAGCAACGTGCCTAGTTTGGTGATTCTCGTATGCACCGAATAATCAATTTTCATTTTCATGAAGATTTGATCCCAATTTTTTTCCATGCGCTTCCACGCTTTGGGATCCGTTTCATGAATAAGCTGCCCGAAGCCAAAAATATCGAACTTATATTTGCGGCGGGCCGAATCAACCGTTAGCTTCATCAGATCGGTTACCCGTTTATCGCCTTCTTGCTCGAGCAATCGAATATTCTGCTGACTGCCGATCTCTATTTCGGTGCCTTGAACTTCCGTCAATGTGGCTACGCTGTTCAGCTTGACCCGAATGACGGGGTTGCCATTGACGACCGATGCTTTGACTTCCGTCTTGCTTCGGAGCACATGAACGCCGACTCGGCCTCCGGGAACATCAGAATGCCCTACCGTTTGCTTGGTCTGGTTTTTGATGAAGTTATAGCCTTTGCTCTCATCCTCGTTCAGCCATCCGATCAACCGATCCTTCTTGAAAACCCCCAGCCCGGTAAATTGAAGCTGGGCAGCGGGCTTCGTTGTTTCATTATTGTGTACGGAATTGACTTTACCTTCCCGAAAATCGCCAACCAGTTGGATTCCCGTCAAGACCGGACTGCCGGAAGTCAGCAAATTGTTCATCAATTCATCCACGGTCACCTTGGCGGTTGGCGCCCAAGTTTCGGACGATGCATCCAATGACGCAAACATCTTGTTGGCCGGGATCGATTCGAGAGGCGTCGTGATTTGCAAAATGTCCGAGGCCGTTCTCCCTTCGGCCACCGCGACATAATAGTCCGATCGGGTAGAGGGTTCGCGAACCATCGCTTCCACGACTTCGGCGATCCCTTTGCGGGCAAGCGATTCGCCGAAGATGAACATTTTGATATGACCCAAATACACCCTGCGCGGGCTGATTTCCGTCATTTTCTGAATGGCCTCCATAAAGGTCGGGGCAACAGACTCGTACAACGTAACGCTGGGTCCGCCTTTCTTGGAGGACTGGCTGCTTGCGACCTCCGAAGGAATAACGACCTGGGCCGTTACCTTGAGTTGGTTTTTCGGAGCGCGGTCTACGCCGATCGCGACAGCGATGCCCAGCTCGTTCAATTCCTTACGGTCCCAGCACCCTGCCAACATGAAAGCCATCATAACGGGGAG encodes:
- a CDS encoding endospore germination permease, giving the protein MMRLEKGRIGVRQLVVLVFLCAVGDMFQLYPSVVASLAHQDAWISALLGIIGGVIVTAVLLLADRIASDLSLIETCIHVLGAVPGFVLSIWYLFYFVMVCSYLVREMGGFMTTEIFMSTPIQIVHLLLIMLILWGMKAGLEAIGRSGEIILPVFLLAAAILVVCLLPQMQFHYLKPVGEHGLAPIARGMVTGTSFPFGELSAVLMILPYVKRQPHLAREVLFGSIAAGLVFSVTTTVSLAVLGPNLTGYSTYSMYVLAQKINIGNFFQRIEALMAIAYLISTFFKAVLFFYAFTAGTAQLFRLRQIRPLYLPGGFLVFGLAMIIAPDVTYYLKTIVTPWMYWDLTNGLVLPLFLWLIYRIKRKWNDALTPTTNK
- a CDS encoding Ger(x)C family spore germination protein; its protein translation is MIPKLMMVMLPVMMAFMLAGCWDRKELNELGIAVAIGVDRAPKNQLKVTAQVVIPSEVASSQSSKKGGPSVTLYESVAPTFMEAIQKMTEISPRRVYLGHIKMFIFGESLARKGIAEVVEAMVREPSTRSDYYVAVAEGRTASDILQITTPLESIPANKMFASLDASSETWAPTAKVTVDELMNNLLTSGSPVLTGIQLVGDFREGKVNSVHNNETTKPAAQLQFTGLGVFKKDRLIGWLNEDESKGYNFIKNQTKQTVGHSDVPGGRVGVHVLRSKTEVKASVVNGNPVIRVKLNSVATLTEVQGTEIEIGSQQNIRLLEQEGDKRVTDLMKLTVDSARRKYKFDIFGFGQLIHETDPKAWKRMEKNWDQIFMKMKIDYSVHTRITKLGTLLDTFQKEMKG